The region GCTTGGAGGAGCAGGGGCTGCTCGAGGTCCAGCAGTCGAATCCGATCCGGTACCGGCCGGTCAGCGTCGACGAGGCCCGGGAGACGCTGCGCGATCAGTTCGAGCGCGAACAGGACCGGGCCTTCGAGTACGTCGAGTCCGTCAGGGACGACGCCGCCGGGGAGGAGACTCAGGAGGACATCTGGACGGTTCGCAGCCGCGATCGGATCGACGATCGAGTCGTCGACCTCCTCTCCGAAGCGGACGAGAAGATCGTCTTCGGGACGCGACTCCCCGAACTCGTCACCGACGCGATCGAGCGGGTCCTCGCTGAGCGGGCCGCGGCCGGCGTCTCGGTCCACGTGATCAGCAGGACCGACGCGATCCGCGACCGCCTCGGCGCGCTCGAGGGGGTGACCGCCGAAATTCCGCCGTTCTACCGCGAGGAGGAGGAGCGATCGGGACGGTTCGTCGTGGTCGACGACGACGGTCTCCTGTTGAGCGTCGTCGGCGACGACGGCAGCGAGACGGCGATCTGGAGTTCGGGCTCGCTGTTCGCGTCCGTCCTGATCCAGCTCATCGAGGCGGGCGACGAACTGTAGGCCGTTTCGGGGGTCGGTAGCCGCTCGGCGGCGCGGTTCGTCGGACCGCCAGCGGCCTGGTCCGTGCCGAAGCGGTTGCAAGCACGCAGCGGATATCGGATCGCTCACCTAAGTTCGACATGGTCGAGCAGCACGGCGACGTGTACAAGGGTCGCGCCTGGTTGCTGTCGGCGCGCGGGACCGTCCTCGCGCCGATCGTGCGATGGTGTCTCCGGCGACCGTCGCCGTACCGGGCCATGATCGTCCCGACGCTCGTCTCGCTCCTCTCGACGGGCGTCTGTTACTGTCTCGTCCGGTTCGCCGCGGCCAGCGTCATCCCACCGGCGGTCGGTATCGGGTTGACGCTGCTCGTCTTCTGGCCGCTGGCGCTGGCGGCGGCGCTCGTCGCGGACATCATCCAGAAGGAACACAAGTTGCGGGGGCGCTCGCGAGACGGCGCTCGATAGCCGTCCCAGTTACTCGAGCCGGTACCGGAGCAGCGCCGCGATCCCGCCGAGGTTGGCGAGTTGCTGGCCAGGCGGGAACTCGCTCGAGAAGACGGTCACCTCGCCGCCTTTCTGTTCGGTCGTGCGGACGATCTCGTCGGCGTCGATGTGCCACTCGCCCTCGGGGCCGCGTTCCTTCCGGAGCCGGTCGTCGAGAACGAGCAGGCGATCGATCGCGCCGAACTCGGCGGCCTGCTGGACCTGCTCGGGGCCGTAGGCCGCCTTCGCGCCCTCGGCGATCCGCTTCGTGAGTTCGTCGATGTACTCGGCCTCGCTCTCGATGCGGGTCTCCTGTTGGACGTCCGCGACGGCGCCGCGCTTTAACACCTCGTGGACCCCGCGGTCGCCGACGCTTGCCGTGTCGACCATCGTTACGTTTTCGGCGACCGCGGGCTCGTTGTCCTCCAAGTACTTGTAGGCGTCCTGCTTCGTGAAGCCGGGGCCGGCGAGGATGACCGCGTCGGCGTCCTGCCGTTTGAGCACGTTGCCGAGCTCCGAGAAGAGCTCCGAGCGCTCGCGGGCGTACTCGCCCTTCCCCGTGGGACCGGTGATGGTCGCCCGCTCCTCGGTCCCGTACTGGGCGACCGTGTGGACGTGCGCCTGGCCTTCCTCGACGGTCGCGATGGCGACGTCCGGGTTCTCGGTGGCCTCCTCGGCCTCCTCGAGGCGTGCCTTCTGATCGGGCTTGAACCGCTTCTCGATGGAGAGCTCGTCGCGCTCCTCGACGTTCAGCGTGTGGTGGAAGCCGAGTTGGTCCTCGCGCGAGCAGGCGACGATCTCGCCGCCGACACGCAGCCGGTTGGCGAACTTGTGGAACTCGATATCCTCGACGGCGATGGCGACCCACATGTGTTCGCGCTCGCCGCCGGTGTCGCGCATCTGGTCGTCGTTGCGCTGGATCCGGCGCGTCGTATCGCCCGCGACGCGGTCACCGGGCTCGAGGACGTACTGCAGGTGCCAGAGGTCGTCCACGCTCTCGGGGACGACGGTAACCCGTTCGCGTCCGCCCTCGACCTGCTCCCGGTCTTTGATCTGCATGCGCCTGGCTTCGCGGGGCGGCGGTAAGTGGACTGCGATCCCTCGACGATCGGTTCGTGGCGGGGTCAGCCCCGAATACGCGGTCGGCGGAGTTCGACGTTTGGCGGCAGCGTTATCTCCGTTACGAGCCACTGTATACCATGAGGCTAGCACACGTATCTCTCTTCGAAGACTTCGGGACGCGCTCGCTTGCGACCCACGCACTCATGGTACTCGCACTGGCGAACGGCATCTTGGCGGGACTGTTCGTCGAGGGGCAACTCGGGCTCGTCTCGTTCGTCTCGCTACTCGGTTTCACCGCCGGGTTGTGGATCGCACAGTCGATTCACTCGCTCGGGAACGCGGCGTCCGACGGCGAGTACGAGGGTATCCTGAACGAACTCGTCGACTCGACCGGTGACGAGCGGAGCCAAGGATTCGATACCGGTCGGTTCGGCCGGCTGCTCGCACTGATCGCCGCCGTGACGGCCGTCTCGCTGTTGACCTCGGCACAGGTCCTCCCAGGGACGATCCTCCCGATCGCGATCGTCGCCGTCGGCAGTATCGCCGTCGTGACCGCGATCATCGGCTTCCTGATCGCCCTCGGTGCGTCCTACGACGCGGCCCAACGGGACACACTCGAGCGGACCGCTCCGATCGGAGCAGTATCGTCGGAGGACGACCCGGCCGAGGAGAGCATGGACCAGTAACGGCCACCGATTTCAGCCGAGAAGCGAGCACATCTCGTCCGTTCCGAGATAGCTTTCGGAAGATAGTGCCGCTATTCCGCATCCGGTTCTCGACAGTCTCTCTCCCATCCCACGGACGATTGCCGTCCGCATCGGCGTCGCCGGTAAGCATTGCCCGGGGCGACGGACGAAGGCCCGTGGGCCACGAACCGTTCGTATGACGATCGCACTGCGGACGCTCGACGACGGCGCGTGGATCAGCGTCAACGACAGCCGTCAAGTGAGCGTCAGCGACGTCTGGGCGCTCTCGCACGGAGTCTTCTGTGATTGCGAACCCGCGTACGTCCTTCTCGAAGCGTTCGTCGACGTGGACGTCGACGGCTCGATCGTGGTCGCGGACGCCGTCGGGCAGTGTCTCGAGTGCGGCACTCGGGACCCGATCGACCGGTTGCCCGTCGGCCGCATCGTCGACGGCGAGTTTCGACCGTACGGCCCCGAGAGCATTCAATGGCGCGTCGAACCCGACGGTGAACCAGCGTGAGATGGGACAGCAGACTGCGGACAGGGAACGAGACTCATAGTGGCAAGGACAGCCGCAACCAGTGAGATCCGGGGAGAACTGACGACAGAAAGGGAGGCTTATACGCTCCCACCATATAACGGCTCCAATGGTCAGCGACGTCGAGCAGTGGAAGGACGAACTATACGGCACCGACATTCGCGACGAAATCGAGCGCTTCGCCGAGGAAGGGTGGGAGTCGATCCCCGACGACGAGCAGGACGCCTGGTTCGAGCGGTTCAAGTGGTTCGGTCTGTACCACCAGCGAGCCGGCCAGGAATCGTACTTCATGCTGCGGATCGGCCCGCCAGGCGGCGTCCTCGAACCGGGTCAGTTCCGGCGGATCGTCGAAATCGCGGACGAGTTCTCCCGCGGCCCCGCCGAGAACCCCGAGTTCGGCAACGGCTGGCTCGACGTGACGACTCGCCAGGCCATTCAACTGCACTGGATCCGCCTGGAGGACATCCCCGAGATCTTCGAGCGGCTGGAGGACGCCGGCCTCTCGACGGTTCAGGCTTGCGGGGACTCGTGGCGCAACATCGTCGGCTGTCCGGTCGCCGGCAAGGACAAACACGAGCACGTCGACGCGGGTGCCCTCGCGAACGAGCTCCACGACACCTTCAAACAGAACGAGGCTCACTCGAACCTGCCCCGGAAGTGGAAGGTGTCGGTGACCGGCTGTGACGAGGGCTGCGGGCAGGGCGACATTAACGACCTGGCGTTCG is a window of Natrinema salifodinae DNA encoding:
- a CDS encoding mRNA surveillance protein pelota — translated: MQIKDREQVEGGRERVTVVPESVDDLWHLQYVLEPGDRVAGDTTRRIQRNDDQMRDTGGEREHMWVAIAVEDIEFHKFANRLRVGGEIVACSREDQLGFHHTLNVEERDELSIEKRFKPDQKARLEEAEEATENPDVAIATVEEGQAHVHTVAQYGTEERATITGPTGKGEYARERSELFSELGNVLKRQDADAVILAGPGFTKQDAYKYLEDNEPAVAENVTMVDTASVGDRGVHEVLKRGAVADVQQETRIESEAEYIDELTKRIAEGAKAAYGPEQVQQAAEFGAIDRLLVLDDRLRKERGPEGEWHIDADEIVRTTEQKGGEVTVFSSEFPPGQQLANLGGIAALLRYRLE
- a CDS encoding TrmB family transcriptional regulator; translated protein: MTDDENTAVDAFEGLGLTSYQAKVFIALHRLGAGTARDVADITDVPRSQVYSVAESLEEQGLLEVQQSNPIRYRPVSVDEARETLRDQFEREQDRAFEYVESVRDDAAGEETQEDIWTVRSRDRIDDRVVDLLSEADEKIVFGTRLPELVTDAIERVLAERAAAGVSVHVISRTDAIRDRLGALEGVTAEIPPFYREEEERSGRFVVVDDDGLLLSVVGDDGSETAIWSSGSLFASVLIQLIEAGDEL